In the Euphorbia lathyris chromosome 5, ddEupLath1.1, whole genome shotgun sequence genome, one interval contains:
- the LOC136231341 gene encoding zinc-finger homeodomain protein 2 produces the protein MEFEDQEEHEEEEEMGLPASYDSLGNSTRVKMTNSEATPGTGGLVQAAKPRYRECLKNHAVGIGGHAVDGCGEFMPAGTEGTLDALKCAACNCHRNFHRKELNDGGGGGEIFFHGHPHPHHLHHHQVPQFAPYYRTPAGYLHVAPSQQRPLALPSTSGGQSREDQEDVSNPSGGGFGGGGSGSSRKRFRTKFSQDQKDRMLGLAESLGWRIQKHDEAAVQQFCNETGVKRHVLKVWMHNNKHTLGKKP, from the coding sequence ATGGAGTTTGAGGATCAGGAAGAGCacgaagaggaagaagagatggGTTTGCCGGCGAGTTATGACTCGTTAGGCAATTCTACGAGAGTTAAAATGACAAACTCGGAAGCGACGCCCGGAACGGGTGGCTTGGTTCAGGCAGCGAAACCGAGATATAGAGAGTGTTTGAAAAACCACGCAGTCGGGATCGGAGGACACGCGGTGGACGGATGTGGCGAGTTCATGCCTGCTGGTACTGAAGGAACACTAGACGCCTTGAAATGTGCCGCGTGTAACTGCCATAGAAATTTCCACCGCAAAGAATTAAACGAcggtggaggaggaggagaaatATTCTTCCACGGCCACCCTCATCCCCACCATCTGCACCATCACCAGGTCCCCCAATTCGCACCGTATTACAGGACTCCAGCTGGATACCTCCACGTGGCACCCTCTCAGCAAAGACCTCTCGCATTACCGTCGACGTCAGGCGGCCAGAGTCGGGAAGATCAAGAAGATGTGTCGAATCCTAGCGGAGGCGGATTCGGCGGCGGCGGCAGCGGTTCTTCTAGGAAGAGGTTTAGGACAAAGTTCAGTCAAGATCAAAAAGATAGAATGCTTGGACTTGCAGAGAGTTTGGGATGGAGAATTCAGAAACACGATGAAGCTGCTGTTCAACAGTTCTGCAATGAGACTGGTGTGAAAAGGCATGTGCTCAAGGTTTGGATGCATAACAACAAGCACACTTTGGGTAAGAAACCCTAG